In one Janibacter cremeus genomic region, the following are encoded:
- the murG gene encoding undecaprenyldiphospho-muramoylpentapeptide beta-N-acetylglucosaminyltransferase, with translation MTGSRPTRVLLAGGGTAGHVSPLLALADCLRRRDPDVDVVALGTVEGLESRLVPERGYEFRTVPKVPLPRKPTGDLVRLPVNLRRAVAAAQQAIEEMDAQVVVGFGGYVSTPAYLAARRLGVPIVIHEQNARAGIANKVGARFTDHVAMTFPETRLPGGRVIGMPLRPEIIALDRPAMRVGARAYFGLREDLPVLLVTGGSLGAKRLNDAFAASVATLRDAGVQVLHATGAGKDFVAVGGDESVPYVVLPYVERMDLAYAAADAVVCRAGANTVCELTAVGLPAVYVPLPIGNGEQRLNASGAVAAGGGLLVEDADVDPGWVAAEIVPLLRDAQRLDAMSRAAASVGHRHADETLADIVTAAWVEGGSRG, from the coding sequence ATGACTGGCTCCCGCCCCACACGCGTCCTTCTGGCGGGGGGTGGCACCGCGGGTCACGTCTCGCCGCTGCTCGCCCTCGCCGACTGCCTGCGCAGGCGCGACCCGGACGTCGACGTGGTCGCCCTGGGCACCGTCGAGGGACTGGAGTCGCGCCTCGTGCCCGAGCGCGGCTACGAGTTCCGCACCGTCCCCAAGGTGCCGCTGCCGCGCAAGCCCACGGGCGATCTCGTCCGGCTGCCGGTCAACCTGCGCCGGGCCGTCGCCGCCGCGCAGCAGGCGATCGAGGAGATGGACGCCCAGGTCGTCGTCGGCTTCGGCGGCTACGTCTCCACCCCCGCCTACCTCGCCGCCCGTCGCCTCGGGGTGCCGATCGTCATCCACGAGCAGAACGCCCGGGCCGGCATCGCCAACAAGGTCGGGGCGCGCTTCACCGACCACGTCGCGATGACCTTCCCGGAGACCAGGCTGCCCGGCGGCCGGGTCATCGGCATGCCCCTGCGACCGGAGATCATCGCCCTCGACCGGCCCGCGATGCGTGTCGGGGCGCGGGCGTACTTCGGTCTGCGCGAGGACCTGCCGGTGCTGCTGGTGACCGGCGGGTCGCTGGGGGCGAAGCGGCTCAACGACGCCTTCGCGGCGAGCGTGGCGACGCTGCGTGACGCCGGCGTGCAGGTGCTGCACGCCACCGGCGCCGGCAAGGACTTCGTGGCCGTCGGCGGCGACGAGAGCGTGCCCTACGTCGTGCTGCCCTACGTCGAGCGGATGGACCTGGCCTACGCGGCCGCGGACGCCGTCGTCTGCCGGGCCGGGGCCAACACCGTCTGCGAGCTGACGGCCGTCGGCCTGCCCGCCGTCTACGTCCCGCTGCCCATCGGCAACGGCGAGCAGCGCCTCAACGCCTCCGGTGCGGTGGCGGCCGGCGGGGGACTCCTCGTCGAGGACGCCGACGTCGATCCGGGCTGGGTCGCCGCGGAGATCGTCCCGCTGCTGCGGGACGCCCAGCGGCTGGACGCGATGTCGCGGGCCGCGGCCTCGGTCGGCCACCGCCACGCCGACGAGACCCTGGCCGACATCGTCACGGCGGCCTGGGTGGAGGGCGGCAGCCGTGGCTGA
- the murC gene encoding UDP-N-acetylmuramate--L-alanine ligase, whose protein sequence is MADALPPVPRNPRFDVLAPRLALADLGVVHVLAAGGAGMSAIVRLLLDAGVEVRGSDAKDSPLLDRLRGLGARIHVGHDPAHIEGADTVVVSSAIRESNPELVAARERGLRVIHRSQALAAAMDRQERVAVAGANGKTTTSSMLTVALLEAGENPSFALGGELSTQGVNAALDDGAAFIAEADESDGSFIAYEPHVAVVTNVQPDHLDFYGDFATVEAAYLEFVGTIEPDGLLVACADDEGSARLAERAAEAGRRVLTYGFTEGSDLRLSDPVLDGTDARATLTAGGTDRELAIAVPGRHNLLNAAAAYAAAVEGLGVDAEAVLAGLAAYGGTRRRFETKGVARGVTVVDDYAHNPGKVEAVVRTAREIAGERRLVVVFQPHLYSRTRDFAELFARGLAPADEVLLLDVFGAREEPVEGVSSRLVAEPLAAAGTTSSVVTEDEALERVVATTAEGDLVLTVGAGDVTALGPRILDALRR, encoded by the coding sequence GTGGCTGATGCGCTGCCACCCGTGCCGCGCAACCCGCGCTTCGACGTCCTCGCCCCCCGACTGGCCCTGGCCGACCTGGGCGTCGTCCACGTCCTCGCCGCGGGCGGGGCCGGCATGTCGGCGATCGTGCGACTCCTCCTCGACGCCGGGGTGGAGGTGCGCGGCAGCGACGCGAAGGACTCCCCGTTGCTCGACCGGCTCCGCGGGCTGGGCGCACGCATCCACGTGGGGCACGACCCCGCCCACATCGAGGGCGCCGACACGGTCGTCGTCTCCTCCGCGATCCGCGAGTCCAACCCCGAGCTCGTCGCGGCACGGGAGCGCGGCCTGCGCGTGATCCACCGCAGCCAGGCCCTCGCCGCCGCGATGGACCGGCAGGAGCGGGTGGCCGTGGCAGGAGCCAACGGCAAGACGACGACGTCCTCGATGCTCACCGTCGCCCTCCTCGAGGCGGGGGAGAACCCCTCCTTCGCCCTCGGTGGCGAGCTGTCGACGCAGGGCGTCAACGCCGCCCTCGACGACGGGGCCGCCTTCATCGCCGAGGCCGACGAGTCGGACGGCTCCTTCATCGCCTACGAGCCGCACGTGGCCGTCGTGACCAACGTCCAGCCGGACCATCTCGACTTCTACGGCGACTTCGCCACGGTCGAGGCCGCCTACCTCGAGTTCGTCGGGACGATCGAGCCGGACGGCCTGCTCGTCGCGTGCGCCGACGACGAGGGCTCGGCCCGACTGGCCGAGCGGGCGGCCGAGGCGGGCCGGCGCGTGCTCACCTACGGCTTCACCGAGGGCAGCGACCTGCGACTGTCCGACCCGGTCCTCGACGGGACCGACGCGCGCGCCACCCTCACCGCCGGCGGGACCGACCGGGAGCTGGCCATCGCCGTCCCCGGACGGCACAACCTGCTCAACGCCGCGGCCGCCTACGCCGCCGCCGTCGAGGGCCTGGGCGTGGACGCGGAGGCGGTGCTCGCCGGCCTCGCCGCCTACGGGGGGACCCGACGGCGCTTCGAGACGAAGGGGGTCGCCCGCGGCGTCACCGTCGTCGACGACTACGCGCACAACCCCGGCAAGGTCGAGGCCGTCGTCCGCACCGCCCGGGAGATCGCGGGGGAGCGGCGTCTGGTCGTCGTCTTCCAGCCGCACCTGTACTCGCGCACCCGCGACTTCGCCGAGCTCTTCGCCCGGGGCCTCGCCCCGGCCGACGAGGTGCTGCTGCTGGACGTCTTCGGCGCCCGTGAGGAGCCCGTGGAGGGGGTCAGCTCCCGGCTGGTCGCCGAGCCGCTGGCGGCAGCCGGGACGACGTCCTCGGTCGTGACCGAGGACGAGGCCCTGGAGCGCGTCGTCGCCACCACCGCGGAGGGCGACCTCGTGCTCACGGTCGGCGCCGGTGACGTCACCGCGCTCGGTCCGCGCATCCTCGACGCCCTGCGACGGTGA
- the pgeF gene encoding peptidoglycan editing factor PgeF produces the protein MFLWRSSAPGPLQAFTDRHDGASAAPFAGLNLGAHVGDEAEHVATNRRRLEAEIGMPTVWADQVHGTDVIHVTDEVLRGPRTVTGAVGTADALVTTLPGIALGVLVADCTPVLLHDERAGVVGVAHAGRQGMTKGVVPAVVAAMRDLGAKDLRATVGPSVCGRCYEVPAALREEAAAVAPVSAALTWTGTPAIDVAAGVVEQLGTMGIPVEWVPGCAREDESLYSHRRDGTTGRFAGIIGRPA, from the coding sequence GTGTTCCTCTGGCGATCGAGCGCGCCGGGGCCGTTGCAGGCCTTCACCGACCGGCACGACGGGGCGAGTGCCGCCCCCTTCGCCGGGCTCAATCTCGGCGCCCACGTCGGTGACGAGGCCGAGCACGTGGCGACCAACCGGCGCCGCCTCGAGGCGGAGATCGGCATGCCGACGGTGTGGGCGGACCAGGTGCACGGCACCGACGTCATCCACGTCACCGACGAGGTGCTGCGGGGTCCCCGCACGGTCACGGGTGCCGTCGGCACCGCCGACGCCCTCGTCACCACCCTGCCCGGGATCGCGCTGGGCGTCCTCGTCGCCGACTGCACGCCGGTGCTGCTCCACGACGAGCGGGCCGGCGTCGTCGGCGTCGCGCACGCCGGACGCCAGGGCATGACGAAGGGAGTCGTCCCCGCCGTCGTCGCCGCGATGCGCGACCTCGGGGCGAAGGACCTGCGGGCGACCGTGGGTCCATCCGTGTGCGGTCGCTGCTACGAGGTCCCCGCCGCCCTGCGCGAGGAGGCGGCCGCCGTCGCGCCGGTCTCCGCCGCGCTCACCTGGACGGGCACCCCGGCGATCGACGTCGCCGCCGGCGTCGTCGAGCAGCTGGGCACGATGGGCATCCCCGTCGAGTGGGTGCCCGGCTGCGCCCGCGAGGACGAGTCCCTCTACTCCCACCGCCGCGACGGCACGACCGGACGCTTCGCCGGGATCATCGGCCGGCCCGCATGA
- the ftsZ gene encoding cell division protein FtsZ gives MASAQNYLAVIKVVGIGGGGVNAINRMIEVGLKGVEFIAINTDAQALLMSDADVKLDVGRELTRGLGAGADPEVGKKAAEDHAEEIEEVIKGADMVFVTAGEGGGTGTGGAPVVAKIAKSLGALTVGVVTRPFTFEGRRRANQAETGIGSLRDEVDTLIVIPNDRLLSISDRAVSMLDAFRSADQVLLSGVQGITDLITTPGLINLDFADVKSVMQGAGSALMGIGSARGEDRAVQAAELAISSPLLEASIDGAHGVLLSIQGGSDLGLFEINEAARLVQEAAHPEANVIFGTVIDDALGDEVRVTVIAAGFDGGAPTPRQDDRALGQVQSGGRNQPAAPPQQGGQPQQSPAQGRPAQQAPAQQALPQQAPAQGQPQYAPQGQPAPQQGGQPQQAPAQGQPAQQAPAQGQPAQQAPAQGQPQQGQPEQGQPQPAPARQQAYPAAPPRQVTFDDGDDLDVPDFLK, from the coding sequence GTGGCATCAGCCCAGAACTATCTGGCCGTTATCAAGGTCGTCGGCATCGGCGGCGGTGGCGTCAACGCCATCAACCGGATGATCGAGGTCGGGCTCAAGGGCGTCGAGTTCATCGCGATCAACACCGACGCCCAGGCGCTCCTGATGTCCGATGCCGACGTCAAGCTCGATGTCGGTCGCGAGCTGACGCGCGGTCTCGGTGCCGGCGCGGACCCCGAGGTCGGCAAGAAGGCTGCCGAGGACCACGCCGAGGAGATCGAGGAGGTCATCAAGGGGGCCGACATGGTCTTCGTGACCGCCGGTGAGGGAGGCGGCACCGGCACGGGTGGTGCCCCCGTCGTCGCCAAGATCGCCAAGAGCCTCGGTGCCCTGACCGTCGGTGTCGTCACCCGCCCCTTCACCTTCGAGGGGCGTCGCCGGGCCAACCAGGCCGAGACCGGCATCGGCTCGCTGCGCGACGAGGTCGACACGCTCATCGTGATCCCCAACGACCGGCTGCTCTCCATCAGCGACCGCGCCGTGAGCATGCTCGACGCGTTCCGCTCGGCCGACCAGGTGCTCCTCTCCGGTGTCCAGGGCATCACCGACCTCATCACCACGCCCGGTCTGATCAACCTCGACTTCGCCGACGTCAAGTCCGTCATGCAGGGCGCCGGGTCCGCGCTCATGGGCATCGGTTCCGCGCGCGGTGAGGACCGGGCCGTGCAGGCCGCGGAGCTGGCGATCTCCTCGCCGCTGCTCGAGGCGAGCATCGACGGCGCGCACGGCGTGCTCCTGTCGATCCAGGGTGGCAGCGACCTCGGCCTCTTCGAGATCAACGAGGCCGCCCGCCTCGTCCAGGAGGCTGCGCACCCGGAGGCCAACGTCATCTTCGGGACGGTCATCGACGACGCGCTCGGCGACGAGGTCCGCGTGACCGTCATCGCCGCCGGCTTCGACGGTGGCGCCCCGACGCCGCGCCAGGACGACCGGGCCCTGGGGCAGGTCCAGTCCGGTGGCCGCAACCAGCCGGCCGCGCCGCCGCAGCAGGGTGGCCAGCCGCAGCAGTCTCCCGCGCAGGGCCGGCCGGCCCAGCAGGCACCGGCCCAGCAGGCACTGCCCCAGCAGGCGCCGGCCCAGGGGCAGCCGCAGTACGCGCCGCAGGGCCAGCCGGCCCCGCAGCAGGGTGGTCAGCCGCAGCAGGCTCCCGCGCAGGGCCAGCCGGCCCAGCAGGCCCCCGCGCAGGGCCAGCCGGCCCAGCAGGCGCCGGCCCAGGGCCAGCCGCAGCAGGGGCAGCCCGAGCAGGGGCAGCCGCAGCCGGCCCCGGCCCGGCAGCAGGCCTACCCGGCCGCGCCGCCGCGCCAGGTGACCTTCGACGACGGCGACGACCTGGACGTGCCGGACTTCCTCAAGTGA
- a CDS encoding UDP-N-acetylmuramoyl-tripeptide--D-alanyl-D-alanine ligase: MIPTTLGAVAGITGGRLHGCSTSEAEAITVDGPVVTDSREAAPGSLYIARVGESADGHQFVPAAAKGGAVAAITTREVDGLPAVVVEDEQAAFVALARHLVDSRPDLTVIGITGSSGKTSTKDLLGAVLGADGETVAPVGSYNSEVGVPLTVCRITPATRHLVVEMGARGIGHIEYLTRIAPPRIGIVLNVGHAHVGEFGSLEAVGRAKSELPAALPPEGVAVLNADDPVVAGMAARTRAHVVLVGESEGATVRATDITLDEAGRASFTVTAPFGTAHVALGLVGRHHVGNALAVIAAADAAGMDLDRVVTALAAARPLSRWRMEVTRREDGVTVVNDAYNANPDSMSAALRSVAGMATQGRRWAVLGAMLELGDDAPVLHAQVGAEVAELGFDELLVVGEDALPLADGARGAGVEGLHVRTVPDADAAEGLLREELDAQDVVLLKSSRDAGLRWLGDAISQEARA; this comes from the coding sequence ATGATCCCCACGACCCTGGGCGCCGTCGCCGGCATCACCGGCGGGCGCCTCCACGGATGCAGCACCAGCGAGGCCGAGGCGATCACCGTCGACGGCCCCGTCGTCACCGACTCCCGGGAGGCCGCCCCGGGCAGCCTCTACATCGCCCGCGTGGGCGAGTCGGCCGACGGCCACCAGTTCGTCCCGGCCGCGGCGAAGGGGGGAGCAGTCGCCGCGATCACCACGCGCGAGGTCGACGGCCTGCCCGCCGTCGTCGTCGAGGACGAGCAGGCGGCCTTCGTCGCCCTCGCGCGCCACCTCGTCGACTCCCGCCCCGACCTGACGGTCATCGGGATCACCGGCTCGTCCGGCAAGACGAGCACCAAGGACCTGCTCGGCGCCGTCCTCGGGGCCGACGGCGAGACGGTCGCCCCGGTCGGCTCCTACAACTCCGAGGTCGGGGTGCCGCTGACCGTGTGCCGGATCACCCCGGCCACCCGGCACCTCGTCGTCGAGATGGGCGCCCGCGGGATCGGGCACATCGAGTACCTCACCCGCATCGCCCCGCCACGCATCGGCATCGTCCTCAACGTCGGCCACGCCCACGTCGGTGAGTTCGGCTCGCTCGAGGCCGTCGGCCGGGCGAAGTCCGAGCTGCCCGCCGCGCTGCCGCCGGAAGGGGTCGCCGTCCTCAACGCCGACGACCCGGTCGTCGCCGGCATGGCCGCCCGCACCCGCGCCCACGTCGTCCTCGTCGGGGAGTCCGAGGGGGCCACCGTCCGCGCCACGGACATCACCCTCGACGAGGCCGGCCGCGCCTCCTTCACCGTCACCGCCCCCTTCGGCACCGCGCACGTGGCCCTGGGCCTCGTCGGCCGCCACCACGTCGGCAACGCCCTGGCCGTCATCGCGGCCGCCGACGCCGCGGGGATGGACCTCGACCGGGTCGTCACGGCGCTCGCCGCCGCCCGCCCGCTGAGCCGCTGGCGGATGGAGGTCACCCGCCGCGAGGACGGCGTGACCGTCGTCAACGACGCCTACAACGCCAACCCCGACTCGATGTCGGCCGCCCTGCGCTCGGTGGCCGGGATGGCCACGCAGGGCCGGCGGTGGGCCGTCCTCGGGGCGATGCTCGAGCTGGGTGACGACGCGCCGGTCCTGCACGCGCAGGTCGGGGCCGAGGTCGCGGAGCTGGGCTTCGACGAGCTGCTCGTCGTCGGCGAGGACGCGCTGCCCCTGGCCGACGGCGCCCGGGGGGCCGGGGTCGAGGGCCTGCACGTGCGGACCGTCCCCGATGCCGACGCCGCCGAGGGCCTCCTGCGCGAGGAGCTCGACGCGCAGGACGTCGTGCTGCTCAAGTCCAGCCGTGACGCCGGGCTCCGGTGGCTCGGCGACGCCATCAGCCAGGAGGCCCGCGCATGA
- the murD gene encoding UDP-N-acetylmuramoyl-L-alanine--D-glutamate ligase, which produces MTGAPDRDARSARVADLTHRDADWSGLRVVVTGLGVSGFAAADSLLEHGARVRVVDAQAPESGSMMAQRAQILEVLGAQLLLGDGAEEALPGPAEDIDLVVTSPGWPPHQPLLAAAADAGIPIWGDVELAWRMRPSEGAAPWLLVTGTNGKTTTVQMLTAMLRAAGLRAASGGNVGTPVIELVQDPQPFDAIAVELSSFQLHWSHSLRPLAAACLNIAPDHIDWHGSLAAYTQDKGKVFTHAEVACVYNVEDPATRRLVEEADVVEGCRAIGFTLGTPQLSMLGVVEDVLADRAFVEDREQSAAELGTLADVQGEATALAPHLVANALAAAALARACGVPPIAVREGLRTWQPEPHRIAHVATFGDVQWVDDSKATNPHAARASLVAHEHVVWVAGGLLKGADVDELVAAAAPRLRAAVLIGQDRAQIAQALARHAPDVPVIDVAATDTGAMDLVVRHAGDLARPGDVVLLAPAAASMDMFDNYGARGDAFAAAVDRYVQEG; this is translated from the coding sequence GTGACCGGGGCACCCGACCGTGACGCCCGCAGTGCTCGAGTGGCCGACCTGACCCACCGGGACGCCGACTGGTCCGGGCTGCGCGTCGTCGTCACCGGGCTGGGGGTCTCCGGCTTCGCCGCCGCCGACTCGCTGCTCGAGCACGGTGCCCGCGTGCGCGTCGTCGACGCGCAGGCGCCCGAGTCGGGGTCGATGATGGCCCAGCGGGCCCAGATCCTCGAGGTCCTCGGGGCGCAGCTGCTGCTCGGCGACGGCGCGGAGGAGGCCCTGCCGGGCCCCGCCGAGGACATCGACCTCGTCGTCACCTCCCCGGGCTGGCCCCCGCACCAGCCGCTGCTCGCGGCCGCCGCCGACGCCGGCATCCCCATCTGGGGCGATGTCGAGCTCGCCTGGCGGATGCGCCCGAGCGAGGGAGCAGCACCCTGGCTGCTCGTCACCGGCACCAACGGCAAGACGACGACCGTGCAGATGCTCACCGCGATGCTGCGGGCCGCCGGGCTGCGCGCCGCCAGCGGCGGCAACGTCGGGACGCCCGTCATCGAGCTGGTGCAGGACCCGCAGCCCTTCGACGCCATCGCCGTGGAGCTGTCCAGCTTCCAGCTGCACTGGAGCCACTCCCTTCGCCCGCTGGCCGCGGCCTGCCTGAACATCGCGCCCGACCACATCGACTGGCACGGCTCCCTGGCGGCCTACACGCAGGACAAGGGCAAGGTCTTCACCCACGCCGAGGTCGCCTGCGTCTACAACGTCGAGGACCCGGCCACCCGCCGCCTCGTCGAGGAGGCCGACGTCGTCGAGGGCTGCCGCGCGATCGGCTTCACCCTCGGCACACCGCAGCTGTCCATGCTCGGGGTGGTCGAGGACGTCCTCGCCGACCGGGCCTTCGTCGAGGACCGGGAGCAGTCCGCGGCCGAGCTCGGCACGCTCGCTGACGTGCAGGGGGAGGCGACCGCCCTCGCCCCGCACCTCGTCGCCAACGCCCTGGCGGCCGCCGCGCTGGCCCGCGCCTGCGGGGTCCCGCCGATCGCCGTCCGCGAGGGCCTGCGCACCTGGCAGCCCGAGCCGCACCGGATCGCCCACGTCGCCACCTTCGGCGACGTGCAGTGGGTCGACGACTCCAAGGCGACCAACCCCCACGCCGCCCGGGCCAGCCTCGTCGCGCACGAGCACGTCGTCTGGGTCGCCGGCGGGCTGCTCAAGGGCGCCGACGTGGACGAGCTGGTCGCCGCGGCCGCCCCCCGGCTGCGGGCGGCGGTGCTCATCGGGCAGGACCGCGCGCAGATCGCGCAGGCGCTCGCCCGACACGCGCCCGACGTCCCCGTGATCGATGTCGCCGCGACGGACACTGGTGCGATGGATCTCGTCGTCCGGCACGCGGGTGACCTCGCGCGACCGGGTGACGTGGTGCTGCTGGCCCCGGCAGCGGCATCGATGGACATGTTCGACAACTACGGGGCCCGCGGCGACGCCTTCGCCGCAGCGGTGGATCGGTACGTGCAGGAGGGGTGA
- a CDS encoding cell division protein FtsQ/DivIB translates to MAQRSMKRRPARSGTREATERRFVERAAQARGQRLRRWLVALLVIAALGGLGWLLGFSTLLDVRTVEVTGADKADRAAIEQVAAQQEGTPLARVDGSAVAARISQEVPAVKSVDIDRGWPHTLNVNVTSRVPALAVREDDGFRLLDIEGVVIRTTSSAPKGVPTVRAEDGAEVSGHGVRAARGMLKALPEDMRDRVRGVTVDGADQVSFRLGRTTIVWGDAESPKVKVRLIPILLEKKPEIIDVSAPGSPVTTG, encoded by the coding sequence ATGGCACAGCGGTCGATGAAACGGCGCCCTGCGCGCAGCGGGACGAGGGAGGCGACGGAGCGTCGCTTCGTCGAGCGGGCGGCGCAGGCCCGGGGGCAGCGACTGCGTCGATGGCTGGTCGCCCTCCTCGTCATCGCGGCGCTCGGCGGACTGGGCTGGCTGCTGGGCTTCTCCACGCTGCTGGACGTGCGCACGGTGGAGGTCACCGGGGCGGACAAGGCCGACCGTGCGGCGATCGAGCAGGTCGCCGCCCAGCAGGAGGGCACCCCGCTCGCCCGGGTCGACGGCAGCGCGGTGGCGGCCCGGATCTCGCAGGAGGTGCCCGCGGTGAAGTCCGTGGACATCGACCGCGGCTGGCCGCACACCCTCAATGTCAACGTGACATCGAGAGTTCCGGCGCTGGCGGTGCGGGAGGACGACGGCTTCCGGCTGCTGGACATCGAGGGAGTGGTCATCCGCACGACCTCCTCGGCGCCGAAGGGCGTGCCCACCGTCAGGGCCGAGGACGGCGCCGAGGTCTCCGGGCACGGCGTGCGGGCGGCCCGCGGCATGCTCAAGGCGCTGCCGGAGGACATGCGCGATCGCGTGCGCGGCGTGACGGTCGACGGGGCGGACCAGGTCAGCTTCCGGCTGGGCCGCACGACCATCGTCTGGGGTGACGCCGAAAGTCCGAAGGTCAAGGTGAGGCTCATCCCGATCCTGCTGGAGAAGAAGCCGGAGATCATCGACGTCTCCGCCCCCGGCTCACCCGTGACGACGGGTTAG
- the ftsW gene encoding putative lipid II flippase FtsW: MSSNAATGRGRSATRRDRRGSRPLEQWLARFESPMTTYYLLLGVVGLLVGIGLVMVLSASMIVSLKENDSSFTIFLKQFVFAVVGALVLWWSARRSVAFWKWLALPALLVSIVLLALVFSPLGFGFQGNRNWIGVGPVTLQPSEVAKLGLVLSGALILERKRELLGSIKHALVPFVIPIALALLTLVMLGHDLGTATVIAMIVVGMLFAAGVHLRWFVVGAGLFAALGVVAAGVGNSRMQRIQIWLDPQACAPGSQLYYDICRQPMHGRFALADGGWLGVGLGASREKWGWLSEPYNDFIFAIIGEELGLLGTLAILGLFAAFALTGMRLVSRTDDVFVRIVTAGICTWVLVQATINIGAVIGMLPVIGVPLPFVSSGGSSLVTTMLAVGVLLSFARNEPGCSEMIAAKPSGLRALRARLPIRRTSTR; encoded by the coding sequence GTGAGCAGCAACGCAGCGACCGGACGTGGTCGGTCTGCGACGCGCCGCGATCGCCGGGGGAGCCGTCCGCTCGAGCAGTGGCTGGCCCGCTTCGAGTCGCCCATGACGACCTACTACCTCCTGCTCGGCGTCGTCGGGCTGCTCGTGGGCATCGGCCTGGTCATGGTGCTCTCGGCGTCGATGATCGTCTCGCTGAAGGAGAACGACTCCTCCTTCACGATCTTCCTCAAGCAGTTCGTCTTCGCGGTCGTCGGTGCGCTCGTGCTGTGGTGGTCCGCCCGGCGCAGCGTGGCGTTCTGGAAGTGGCTCGCGTTGCCGGCGCTGCTGGTCTCGATCGTGCTGCTCGCGCTCGTCTTCTCACCCCTGGGGTTCGGCTTCCAGGGCAACCGCAACTGGATCGGGGTCGGTCCGGTGACCCTCCAGCCGAGCGAGGTCGCCAAGCTCGGGCTCGTCCTCTCCGGTGCCCTGATCCTCGAGCGCAAGCGCGAGCTGCTCGGCTCGATCAAGCACGCGCTGGTCCCCTTCGTCATCCCGATCGCCCTCGCGCTGCTCACGCTCGTGATGCTGGGGCACGACCTCGGCACCGCGACGGTCATCGCGATGATCGTCGTCGGCATGCTCTTCGCCGCGGGGGTGCACCTGCGGTGGTTCGTCGTCGGCGCCGGGCTCTTCGCCGCACTGGGTGTGGTCGCCGCCGGCGTCGGCAACAGCCGCATGCAGCGCATCCAGATCTGGCTCGACCCGCAGGCCTGCGCCCCCGGCAGCCAGCTGTACTACGACATCTGCCGCCAGCCGATGCACGGACGCTTCGCCCTCGCCGACGGCGGCTGGCTCGGCGTCGGGCTCGGCGCCAGCCGGGAGAAGTGGGGCTGGCTGTCCGAGCCGTACAACGACTTCATCTTCGCGATCATCGGCGAGGAGCTGGGGCTGCTCGGCACCCTGGCCATCCTCGGGCTCTTCGCCGCCTTCGCCCTGACCGGGATGCGCCTGGTCTCGCGCACCGACGACGTCTTCGTGCGGATCGTCACCGCAGGCATCTGCACGTGGGTGCTCGTCCAGGCCACGATCAACATCGGTGCCGTGATCGGCATGCTCCCCGTCATCGGCGTCCCACTGCCCTTCGTCTCCTCCGGCGGGTCCTCGCTGGTGACCACGATGCTGGCCGTGGGCGTGCTGCTCAGCTTCGCGCGCAACGAGCCGGGCTGCTCTGAGATGATCGCTGCCAAGCCGTCCGGGCTGCGTGCCCTGCGCGCCCGGCTCCCGATCAGGAGGACCTCCACCCGATGA
- the mraY gene encoding phospho-N-acetylmuramoyl-pentapeptide-transferase gives MKAVLIASVISLVVALLGTPMFIKYLVRQGYGQFIRDDGPDSHHTKRGTPTMGGAVIILSTVAAYVLAHLVLWTPPTASGILVLFLMVGLGAVGFADDYIKISKQRSLGLKSGEKLVGQALVGVTFAVLALQFPNEAMRRPASTHISFVRDLPIDLYFAGPVIGLVLFVIWSNLMIAGTSNGVNLTDGLDGLATGASVMVFAAYVVIATWQFNQNCQINPGAKCYDVRDPLDLAVIAAAGMGACFGFLWWNASPAKIFMGDTGSLALGGALAGLAIMSQTQLLVVVLGGLFVTITLSVIVQVASFKTTGKRVFRMAPLQHHFELLGWQEVTIVIRFWIIAGLFVGVGLGVFYAEWVVGAPS, from the coding sequence ATGAAGGCGGTACTCATCGCTTCCGTCATCTCCCTCGTCGTGGCCCTCCTGGGCACGCCGATGTTCATCAAGTACCTCGTCAGGCAGGGGTACGGCCAGTTCATCCGCGACGACGGCCCCGACTCCCACCACACCAAGCGCGGCACCCCGACCATGGGTGGTGCGGTCATCATCCTCTCGACGGTCGCCGCCTACGTCCTCGCCCACCTGGTGCTGTGGACACCGCCGACGGCGAGCGGCATCCTCGTGCTCTTTCTCATGGTCGGTCTCGGCGCCGTCGGCTTCGCCGACGACTACATCAAGATCAGCAAGCAGCGCAGCCTCGGACTGAAGTCGGGGGAGAAGCTCGTCGGGCAGGCCCTCGTCGGGGTGACCTTCGCGGTCCTGGCCCTGCAGTTCCCCAACGAGGCCATGCGCAGACCCGCGTCCACGCACATCTCCTTCGTGCGCGACCTGCCGATCGACCTGTACTTCGCCGGCCCGGTCATCGGCCTGGTGCTCTTCGTCATCTGGTCCAACCTGATGATCGCCGGCACCTCCAACGGCGTGAACCTCACCGACGGACTCGACGGGCTCGCGACCGGCGCCTCGGTGATGGTCTTCGCCGCCTACGTCGTGATCGCCACATGGCAGTTCAACCAGAACTGCCAGATCAACCCCGGCGCCAAGTGCTACGACGTGCGCGACCCGCTCGACCTGGCGGTCATCGCCGCCGCCGGTATGGGGGCGTGCTTCGGCTTCCTGTGGTGGAACGCCTCACCGGCGAAGATCTTCATGGGGGACACCGGCTCCCTCGCCCTCGGTGGTGCCCTGGCCGGTCTGGCGATCATGTCGCAGACCCAGCTGCTCGTCGTCGTGCTCGGCGGCCTCTTCGTCACGATCACCCTGTCGGTGATCGTCCAGGTCGCCTCGTTCAAGACCACCGGCAAACGGGTCTTCCGGATGGCGCCCCTGCAGCACCACTTCGAGCTGCTGGGGTGGCAGGAGGTCACCATCGTCATCCGCTTCTGGATCATCGCCGGGCTCTTCGTCGGCGTCGGCCTGGGCGTCTTCTACGCGGAGTGGGTCGTGGGAGCGCCCTCGTGA